The Citrifermentans bemidjiense Bem genome window below encodes:
- the hrcA gene encoding heat-inducible transcriptional repressor HrcA gives MEEQLSERSKRILEAVIEDYIATAEPVGSRTITRSHALALSPATVRNVMSDLEEMGLLTSPHTSAGRIPTDKAYRLYVNSILEVKNLARDNREEIRRRCRMAGRDLAEVLKETSRLLSSTSSYMGVVMAPHLSANVFHQMEFVKLSSRRVLAILVSQNGTVQNRLLETGEEIAQEDLVRMANYLNGMLQGLTIAQVRERLLSEMQNEKVRYDTMMARALTLSQQTIQADGAEIFLEGQANILEQPEFADTAKMREIFRTFEKKSMLLDLLDRSLSAGGVQIFIGSESNLLKMEGMSLVTSTYMTGKDTVGVLGVIGPTRMGYGRVIPIVDYTAKLISRLLEVE, from the coding sequence GCATCCTCGAGGCGGTGATCGAGGATTACATCGCAACAGCCGAACCTGTTGGCAGCAGGACCATAACGCGCAGCCATGCGCTGGCGCTCTCCCCGGCTACGGTGAGAAACGTCATGTCGGACCTGGAGGAGATGGGACTTCTCACCTCCCCGCACACCTCCGCCGGGCGCATCCCGACCGACAAGGCCTACCGCCTGTACGTCAACTCCATTCTCGAGGTGAAGAACCTCGCCCGGGACAACCGGGAGGAGATCAGAAGGCGTTGCCGGATGGCGGGAAGGGACCTCGCCGAGGTGCTCAAGGAAACCAGCCGGCTCCTCTCCTCGACCTCCAGTTACATGGGGGTGGTGATGGCGCCGCACCTCTCCGCCAACGTCTTCCACCAGATGGAATTCGTCAAGCTGTCGAGCCGCAGGGTGCTCGCCATCCTGGTTTCGCAAAACGGTACGGTGCAGAACCGGCTCCTGGAGACCGGCGAGGAGATCGCGCAGGAAGACCTGGTCCGGATGGCCAACTACCTGAACGGGATGCTGCAGGGGCTCACCATTGCCCAGGTGCGCGAGCGGCTTTTAAGCGAGATGCAAAACGAGAAGGTGCGCTACGACACCATGATGGCGCGGGCGTTGACCCTTTCGCAGCAGACCATACAGGCCGACGGGGCCGAGATCTTCCTGGAAGGGCAGGCGAACATCCTGGAGCAGCCCGAATTCGCCGACACGGCCAAGATGCGGGAGATCTTCCGCACCTTCGAGAAAAAGAGCATGCTCTTAGACCTTTTGGACCGTTCGCTGTCGGCCGGGGGGGTGCAGATCTTCATAGGTTCGGAGTCGAACCTCCTCAAGATGGAGGGGATGAGTCTCGTCACCTCCACCTACATGACCGGGAAGGACACGGTAGGCGTCCTCGGGGTGATAGGGCCTACCCGCATGGGGTACGGCAGGGTGATCCCCATCGTTGATTACACAGCCAAGCTGATCAGCCGTCTGCTCGAAGTCGAGTAG